In one window of Erythrolamprus reginae isolate rEryReg1 chromosome 1, rEryReg1.hap1, whole genome shotgun sequence DNA:
- the PRR33 gene encoding proline-rich protein 33 — MLITVTPPYEPITLQSQAPPPPILPKPGTDNLRLQKLLKKAAKKKATLSAQSTTSFRSNLSPVSEASPDLEHHERTSPLKPTETEARLTINLPPRFSVKPIIHHVPSPLPKARPFTFTVTEQRSLSEHLKLTVSPAISPHYRPRTPESPRQSTEFPSGPSPRLSPAFVSHENPISYTAQVETPVLVTHVAETHSSFHSVQAPRAKSPLIGQPEEYPSHVHLQTNYTASLSSQTHDTSFVQHPRSRTPKLVVSAPPEPPARKMKAEILHIPRQHTVVTSPTRQLDRPVTPSTSKSPEQHTEDQRQSGSNTSQYMGPETIFPAPSTVSKQKFLPEKINQQAVSPPPAPPPLVSQSPTSSSPKSKPAVPPKSKLSGWSRLKKHLVVESDVPQFPVSQSEPEQGREKGITEISEVDPGQEKKGTRSKAVKMWDAILYQMTISKEKKPQAEEEKEIRKEGMFSFRRRLPLLLHRPRFDARKLKELASKPMTKITTLFDVRRIQRQPPEETQTGFNRMASGWQVKEREE; from the coding sequence ATGCTGATAACGGTGACACCACCCTATGAACCTATCACTCTCCAATCACAGGCTCCACCTCCACCTATTCTACCAAAACCTGGAACCGACAACCTTCGACTACAGAAGCTTCTGAAAAAAGCAGCAAAGAAGAAGGCCACCTTATCAGCACAATCAACCACATCATTCCGGTCTAATCTGTCTCCTGTAAGTGAAGCTAGTCCAGACTTGGAGCACCATGAACGCACTTCCCCACTCAAGCCAACAGAAACTGAAGCCCGCCTCACTATCAACCTTCCGCCTCGTTTTTCAGTCAAGCCCATCATCCATCATGTTCCTTCTCCTTTGCCTAAAGCGAGACCCTTCACGTTCACAGTTACGgaacagaggagcctttcggagcATCTCAAACTAACAGTCTCGCCTGCCATATCTCCGCATTACAGACCGAGAACTCCCGAATCACCAAGGCAATCCACAGAGTTCCCTTCAGGTCCCTCGCCTCGCTTGTCCCCTGCCTTTGTTTCTCACGAAAATCCCATTTCTTACACTGCACAAGTGGAGACGCCAGTCCTGGTCACTCATGTGGCTGAAACGCATTCCTCTTTTCATAGCGTGCAAGCGCCAAGGGCCAAGTCTCCACTAATAGGACAGCCAGAGGAATATCCAAGTCATGTTCATTTGCAAACCAACTACACAGCTTCACTATCAAGCCAGACACATGACACATCTTTTGTACAGCATCCCAGATCACGTACCCCCAAGTTAGTTGTTTCTGCACCCCCTGAACCACCCGCCAGGAAAATGAAAGCTGAAATACTCCATATCCCTAGGCAGCATACCGTGGTTACATCCCCAACACGTCAGCTGGACAGGCCTGTAACTCCAAGCACCAGCAAAAGCCCTGAACAACACACTGAAGACCAGAGACAGTCAGGTTCCAACACATCACAGTACATGGGGCCAGAAACAATCTTTCCTGCACCATCCACTGTCAGTAAGCAGAAGTTCTTGCCAGAAAAGATAAACCAGCAGGCTGTATCACCACCACCTGCACCACCACCACTTGTCTCCCAAAGTCCTACCAGCTCGTCACCCAAATCAAAGCCAGCCGTGCCCCCCAAAAGTAAACTTAGTGGCTGGTCTCGTCTCAAAAAACACTTGGTAGTGGAATCTGACGTTCCTCAGTTCCCAGTCTCACAGTCTGAGccagagcaagggagagaaaagggaatAACTGAAATCTCAGAAGTGGATCCAGGTCAGGAGAAAAAAGGAACCAGGTCAAAAGCCGTCAAGATGTGGGACGCCATCTTGTACCAGATGACAAtcagcaaggaaaaaaagccacaagctgaggaagaaaaggaaataaggaaagagggAATGTTTTCATTCCGCCGACGTTTACCCCTGCTTCTTCACAGGCCACGCTTCGATGCCCGGAAACTAAAAGAGCTGGCTTCCAAACCCATGACAAAGATCACTACTCTGTTTGACGTGCGTCGTATCCAACGCCAACCACCTGAAGAAACACAGACGGGTTTTAATAGGATGGCATCCGGGTGGCAggtgaaggaaagagaggaatag